In the genome of Vicia villosa cultivar HV-30 ecotype Madison, WI linkage group LG7, Vvil1.0, whole genome shotgun sequence, one region contains:
- the LOC131616620 gene encoding ribonuclease 2-like codes for MSSPLPRLLCLFLALVVFAGTPSPAIAADELDRGGGGGHGQREFDYFALALQWPGTFCQRTRYCCSSNACCRGSNSPAIFTIHGLWPDYNDGTWPACCTKSRFDPKEISTLNSALEQYWPSLSCGSPSSCNGGKGSFWAHEWEKHGTCSSPVVNNEYDYFLTTLNVYFKYNVTQVLNEAGYVPSNTEKYPLGGIISAIENAFHISPLIVCSKGSVEELRLCFYKDFTPRDCAIKPDAKIDMVTKKGSCPKYVSLPESIGRDGLKSRVSNDAAL; via the exons ATGTCCTCTCCTCTTCCACGTCTTCTATGCCTATTCCTGGCTCTCGTCGTCTTCGCCGGAACACCTTCTCCGGCAATCGCCGCCGATGAGCTGGACCGTGGAGGAGGTGGAGGCCACGGTCAGAGAGAGTTTGATTATTTCGCTTTGGCGTTACAATGGCCTGGTACTTTTTGTCAACGCACGCGCTATTGTTGTTCCTCTAATGCTTGCTGCAGAGG CTCCAATTCTCCGGCGATATTTACCATAC ATGGACTCTGGCCTGACTATAATGATGGAACGTGGCCAGCATGTTGCACCAAATCTCGTTTTGATCCAAAAGAG ATATCTACATTGAATAGTGCTTTAGAGCAATATTGGCCATCATTGAGCTGTGGCTCACCGTCATCATGCAATGGTGGAAAAGGTTCATTTTGGGCTCATGAG TGGG AGAAGCATGGCACATGCTCATCTCCTGTGGTTAACAATGAATATGACTATTTCTTGACAACACTTAATGTCTATTTCAAATATAATGTTACG CAAGTTCTAAATGAAGCTGGATATGTTCCGTCAAACACAGAAAAGTATCCCCTCGGAGGCATTATCTCTGCCATTGAGAATGCTTTCCATATATCTCCTTTAATAGTTTGCTCAAAAGGTTCTGTGGAGGAGCTTCGTCTATGCTTCTATAAGGACTTCACG CCACGTGATTGTGCTATTAAACCAGACGCTAAAATTGACATGGTTACTAAAAAAGGATCGTGTCCTAAATATGTTAGCTTGCCAGAATCAATAG GGCGCGATGGACTTAAGAGTCGGGTGTCTAATGATGCAGCTCTATAG
- the LOC131618326 gene encoding phenylacetaldehyde synthase-like, giving the protein MVIRSYGVENLKKFLRNHVEMAKTFEGLVRKDERFEIVVPTRFSLVCFRISPSAITITNGSEDCYYIGKMMNDGYLVNEVNRKLLDSVNGSGQTYMSHCEVDGAFVIRCAIGSTLTEEHHVTMTWKLVQQPATFLLGNKQACDTQTG; this is encoded by the exons ATGGTTATCCGAAGTTACGGCGTCGAAAATCTCAAGAAGTTTCTGAGAAATCATGTGGAAATGGCTAAAACATTTGAAGGACTAGTGAGGAAAGATGAGAGGTTTGAAATTGTCGTGCCGACGAGATTCTCTTTGGTTTGCTTTAGGATTTCTCCATCGGCAATCACTATTACTAATGGTAGTGAAGATTGTTACTATATTGGAAAAATGATGAATGATGGATATTTGGTGAATGAAGTTAATCGTAAATTGCTAGATTCAGTTAATGGTTCAGGTCAGACTTACATGAGTCATTGTGAGGTTGATGGAGCATTTGTTATCAGATGTGCAATTGGTTCAACCTTAACAGAAGAGCATCATGTGACTATGACATGGAAATTGGTTCAACAACCTGCAACTTTTCTATTAG GAAACAAGCAAGCTTGTGATACTCAAACTGGATGA
- the LOC131616619 gene encoding cytochrome b561 and DOMON domain-containing protein At3g07570-like, giving the protein MKAHILLLFIITFLGSFLHARTETDSCTSNLSLKAPIPFDTANLHCLSVWDAQGFILRYVQTSANLWSFILSTPDTNSYISMGFSASGSMVGSSAIVGWVSSRGASGGIKQYYLGGVTPNQVVPDKGNLQVIGNSTFISLQSSRLYMVFQLETTKPLSWLILATGSTGIFPAAPDYSLTKHLDKFSTRIDYSKANPGSSQVNGSSSSQGDGNSSQGDSCSSKLNLSVPLLFDTTKLNCLPVWNAQGFILRYSQTSSNIWSFILSAPNQNSYISIGFSPNGGMVGSSAIVGWISSNGANGGMKQYYLSGYGPNQVVPNRGNLPIINNSTLLTLQSSRLYMAFQLQTNQPLSRLIYAIGPNGVFPTVPSFALMQHQDKVSITVNYATGSSALGNPNMNLKRSHGVLNILGWGIFIIMGAIVARYFKDWDPFWFNFHVSVQSLGFVLGLIGVISGLILNNQLHIDFNLHKAFGIIILVLACLQILALVARPKKGSKVRKHWNLYHHNIGRIVIILSIANIFYGIHLGNEGSGWMVGYGIVLAILISIAVIFEIGLWSKH; this is encoded by the exons ATGAAGGCACATATTCTCCTCCTTTTCATAATTACCTTCCTTGGTTCATTCCTCCATGCAAGGACAGAAACCGACTCGTGTACCAGCAACCTGAGTCTCAAAGCTCCTATCCCTTTTGATACAGCCAACCTTCACTGTCTCTCTGTATGGGATGCTCAAGGTTTCATCCTTAGA TATGTTCAGACTTCTGCAAACCTTTGGAGCTTTATTCTCTCAACACCAGACACAAATTCTTACATATCTATGGGGTTCTCGGCCAGCGGCAGCATGGTGGGTTCAAGTGCAATTGTGGGGTGGGTTTCATCTAGAGGAGCCAGTGGAGGGATAAAGCAGTATTACCTTGGCGGGGTTACCCCAAATCAGGTAGTCCCTGATAAAGGCAACTTGCAGGTTATAGGCAATTCAACCTTCATCAGTTTACAATCCTCTCGTCTTTACATGGTGTTTCAGTTAGAAACTACCAAACCTCTGTCATGGTTGATACTCGCCACTGGATCCACTGGTATATTCCCTGCAGCACCAGATTATTCACTGACAAAACACCTAGACAAGTTTTCCACAAGAATAGACTACTCAAAAG CAAACCCTGGAAGTTCACAAGTTAATGGAAGTTCTTCTTCACAAGGAGATGGAAATAGCTCACAAGGTGACTCATGTAGCTCCAAGCTAAACCTAAGTGTTCCTCTCCTCTTTGACACAACCAAGCTCAATTGTCTTCCTGTTTGGAATGCTCAAGGATTCATCCTAAGA TATTCTCAAACTTCTTCAAACATATGGAGCTTCATTCTCTCAGCACCAAACCAAAACTCTTACATATCAATAGGGTTCTCTCCCAATGGAGGCATGGTAGGTTCAAGTGCAATTGTAGGGTGGATCTCATCCAATGGAGCTAATGGAGGCATGAAACAATATTATCTATCAGGGTATGGACCAAACCAAGTGGTTCCAAATAGAGGCAACTTGCCAATTATTAACAATTCAACTTTGCTCACATTGCAATCATCACGTTTGTACATGGCATTCCAGTTACAAACTAATCAACCTCTGTCCCGGTTGATCTATGCCATTGGACCCAATGGTGTTTTTCCTACGGTTCCAAGTTTTGCTCTAATGCAGCACCAAGATAAAGTTTCCATTACAGTCAATTATGCCACAG GTTCAAGTGCATTAGGAAACCCAAATATGAACTTGAAAAGAAGCCATGGAGTGTTGAATATATTGGGATGGGGTATCTTTATCATAATGGGAGCAATAGTTGCTCGTTACTTCAAGGATTGGGATCCATTTTGGTTTAATTTTCATGTTTCGGTTCAATCATTGGGTTTCGTTCTTGGCCTAATCGGTGTAATTAGTGGACTAATCCTCAATAATCAACTTCATATTGATTTTAATCTTCACAAAGCATTTGGAATCATCATTCTTGTTCTTGCTTGCCTCCAG ATACTGGCTTTGGTTGCTAGACCAAAAAAGGGATCAAAAGTGAGAAAACATTGGAATTTATATCACCATAACATAGGGAGAATAGTAATTATATTATCCATAGCAAACATTTTCTATGGAATCCATTTAGGAAATGAAGGAAGTGGATGGATGGTAGGTTATGGAATTGTGCTTGCAATATTAATCTCTATTGCAGTTATTTTTGAAATTGGACTTTGGAgtaaacattag